One part of the [Synechococcus] sp. NIES-970 genome encodes these proteins:
- a CDS encoding S4 domain protein — translation MNLPKDSLLKGVDNREALSRILDQADQAIRTWEIVQTDFLSPPVLYEALEIFGKLTEVHVVHGGGYPQAERQRLAIAREEIPLDDNHVEIAALDIAGNFLFDTATHRDFLGSLLGTGLVRDKVGDILVLGDRGGQAIVVPELVSFLETSLVQVRSVPVKTRAIPLEELKVRPPKKKELTTVEASLRLDAIASAGLGMSRSKMAEAIAGGNVRVNWKTITQSSYNIKAGDLISLRGKGRVEVGEITVTKKERYRIALTRFV, via the coding sequence ATGAATTTACCGAAGGATAGTTTGCTCAAAGGGGTGGATAACCGGGAGGCCCTCAGTCGGATCCTCGACCAGGCTGATCAGGCGATTCGCACTTGGGAAATTGTCCAGACAGATTTCCTCTCGCCCCCCGTCCTCTACGAAGCGCTGGAAATTTTTGGCAAGCTGACGGAAGTTCATGTGGTCCATGGGGGCGGCTATCCCCAGGCAGAACGGCAACGGCTGGCAATCGCCCGGGAAGAAATTCCCCTCGATGACAATCATGTAGAAATTGCGGCCCTCGACATCGCGGGCAACTTTCTCTTCGACACCGCCACCCACCGGGATTTTCTCGGTTCTCTGTTGGGCACTGGCCTCGTGCGAGATAAGGTAGGGGACATTCTTGTTTTAGGCGATCGCGGTGGTCAGGCGATCGTTGTGCCAGAACTGGTTTCTTTCCTGGAAACATCTCTGGTGCAGGTGCGCTCTGTGCCGGTGAAAACCCGCGCCATTCCCCTCGAAGAATTAAAGGTACGCCCACCGAAGAAAAAAGAACTCACCACCGTGGAAGCTTCCCTCCGCCTCGATGCGATCGCCTCCGCTGGTTTGGGCATGTCTCGCTCGAAAATGGCCGAGGCGATCGCCGGGGGGAATGTGCGGGTCAACTGGAAAACGATCACCCAGAGCAGCTACAACATCAAAGCCGGCGATCTGATCTCCCTGCGGGGTAAAGGGCGCGTCGAAGTGGGAGAAATCACCGTCACCAAAAAAGAACGCTACCGCATTGCCCTCACCCGTTTTGTTTAA
- a CDS encoding PilT domain-containing protein, protein MTLKFLLDTNILLEPLQLVPNLKVLLSLEKHQHEVATASLVIHELVFGYQRLPSSKKRERIAQYVQNLLHGGLKVFDYDQRAAIWHGQVRAYLGAQGKTPSWVDSQIGAIAVVNSLTLVTRNTKDFQCFEDLELVNWFSL, encoded by the coding sequence ATGACACTAAAGTTTCTTCTGGATACAAATATCCTCTTGGAGCCACTGCAATTAGTCCCCAATCTTAAGGTTTTATTATCCTTGGAAAAACATCAACATGAGGTGGCAACGGCTTCTCTCGTCATCCATGAACTGGTGTTTGGCTACCAAAGATTGCCTTCATCAAAGAAGCGCGAACGAATTGCGCAATATGTACAGAATTTGCTGCACGGTGGGCTCAAGGTTTTTGATTATGATCAAAGGGCAGCGATTTGGCATGGCCAAGTACGAGCCTATCTGGGGGCGCAAGGCAAAACACCGTCCTGGGTTGATAGTCAAATTGGGGCGATCGCCGTTGTCAATAGTTTAACTTTGGTGACGCGCAACACGAAAGATTTTCAATGTTTCGAAGACCTAGAGTTAGTGAATTGGTTTAGCTTGTGA
- a CDS encoding general secretion pathway protein → MKNFTFKLLQQLNKKKADKGFTLIELLVVIIIIGILSAIALPAFLNQAAKARQSEAKQALASLNKAQQAYYLEQQEFTDTIANLGLGLANSTDNYVYTDTVNGAGSQGEFTVGAGTAEIFATAVDQQAVRDYAAGAVVFTEGTAPNTNTTTTTAICEETTAATGGGADMSFTTTATSAGAAIGCAVGDPL, encoded by the coding sequence ATGAAAAATTTTACTTTTAAGCTTCTGCAACAACTCAACAAGAAGAAAGCTGACAAGGGTTTCACCCTTATCGAGCTGTTGGTTGTCATCATCATCATCGGTATTCTATCTGCCATCGCCCTTCCTGCATTCTTGAACCAAGCTGCTAAAGCGCGTCAATCTGAAGCAAAACAGGCACTGGCTTCTCTGAATAAGGCGCAACAAGCTTACTATCTAGAACAACAGGAGTTTACAGACACGATCGCCAATCTTGGTTTGGGTCTTGCTAACAGTACTGATAACTACGTCTACACCGATACAGTTAATGGCGCTGGCAGTCAGGGTGAGTTTACAGTTGGTGCTGGTACTGCTGAAATTTTCGCAACGGCTGTCGATCAACAAGCGGTGAGAGACTATGCTGCCGGAGCAGTCGTATTCACAGAGGGTACTGCACCAAACACCAATACGACTACGACCACAGCAATTTGTGAAGAAACGACTGCGGCAACTGGTGGTGGTGCAGATATGTCCTTTACTACTACTGCAACCTCTGCAGGTGCTGCTATCGGTTGTGCTGTTGGCGATCCACTCTAG
- the phr gene encoding deoxyribopyrimidine photolyase, with protein MGQFLRMGELVLHWHRRDLRLHDNVALAEARQQSAKVVGIFCLDPAILEKDDVAPARVKYLLACLAELAEHYQKVGSQLLLFRGNPLEVLPKVAESLKAHTVYWNLDVEPYAQQRDHQMAIALRKIAVKVETFWDQLLHGPGKVFTQSKKPYTVYSPFWKNWSQKTKAAPVATPKACQGLTDAENKIAESLGAIALPTLADLGFSWDKPFTVPVGEAASLEQLTRFTENFIEQYDGDRNFPAVEGTSRLSAALKFGAIGIRTVWQATETALEHCRSEEAEAGVKTWQQELAWREFYQHCLFFFPELAQGPYRADFQAFPWENDEQKFQAWCQGQTGYPIIDAAMRQLNETGWMHNRCRMIVASFLTKDLIIDWRWGEKYFMQTLVDGDLSANNGGWQWSASSGMDPKPLRIFNPYTQAQKFDSEGDYIRQWLPELSKLDTQVLLTGKIPSLIRRQYNYPEAIVDHGVQQREFKRLYQLMKTNG; from the coding sequence ATGGGGCAATTTTTAAGGATGGGTGAACTGGTTTTACATTGGCATCGGCGGGATCTGCGGCTGCATGATAATGTCGCCCTGGCTGAAGCACGGCAACAATCGGCAAAGGTGGTCGGTATTTTTTGTCTGGATCCGGCCATTTTAGAAAAAGACGACGTGGCCCCAGCCCGGGTGAAATACCTGTTGGCTTGCCTGGCAGAATTGGCAGAACATTACCAAAAAGTCGGTAGTCAGCTTTTACTTTTTCGCGGGAATCCCCTGGAAGTGTTGCCGAAGGTAGCGGAATCCTTAAAAGCCCATACCGTCTACTGGAATCTGGATGTGGAACCCTACGCCCAACAGCGGGACCACCAAATGGCGATCGCCCTCCGTAAAATCGCTGTCAAGGTGGAAACTTTTTGGGATCAACTGCTCCATGGGCCGGGGAAGGTGTTCACCCAGTCAAAAAAGCCCTACACCGTTTATTCGCCCTTCTGGAAAAATTGGTCCCAAAAAACGAAGGCGGCCCCCGTGGCGACCCCCAAAGCTTGCCAGGGGTTAACGGACGCGGAAAATAAAATAGCCGAAAGTCTGGGGGCGATCGCCTTACCGACCTTGGCGGATCTAGGCTTTAGTTGGGACAAACCCTTTACGGTGCCGGTGGGGGAAGCGGCCAGCCTGGAACAACTCACACGTTTTACCGAAAACTTTATTGAACAATACGACGGCGATCGCAACTTTCCCGCCGTTGAGGGGACATCCCGCCTCAGTGCCGCTTTAAAATTTGGGGCGATCGGCATTCGCACAGTCTGGCAGGCCACGGAAACGGCCCTAGAACATTGTCGCAGCGAGGAAGCAGAGGCCGGCGTAAAAACTTGGCAGCAGGAATTGGCCTGGCGGGAATTCTATCAACATTGCCTTTTCTTTTTCCCGGAACTGGCCCAGGGACCCTACCGCGCAGATTTTCAGGCATTCCCCTGGGAAAACGACGAGCAAAAATTTCAAGCTTGGTGCCAGGGTCAGACGGGCTACCCAATTATCGATGCAGCCATGCGCCAACTGAACGAAACAGGCTGGATGCACAACCGTTGTCGGATGATCGTCGCCAGCTTTCTCACGAAAGATCTAATTATCGATTGGCGTTGGGGCGAAAAATATTTTATGCAGACCCTCGTCGATGGGGATCTCTCGGCGAACAATGGTGGCTGGCAGTGGAGCGCCTCCAGTGGCATGGATCCTAAACCCTTGCGGATTTTTAACCCCTATACCCAAGCGCAAAAATTCGACAGCGAAGGGGATTATATCCGCCAGTGGCTGCCGGAATTATCTAAGCTGGATACTCAAGTTTTGCTGACGGGCAAAATTCCGAGCTTGATTCGCCGTCAATATAACTACCCGGAGGCGATCGTTGACCATGGGGTACAACAACGGGAATTTAAGCGCCTCTACCAGTTGATGAAAACCAATGGTTAA
- the ilvB_1 gene encoding acetolactate synthase, large subunit, biosynthetic type codes for MVSTTSPAVTETAVRSEVRSGAYILIDSLKRHGVEYIFGYPGGAILPIYDALHPVEERGEIKHILVRHEQGASHAADGYARATGKVGVCFGTSGPGATNLVTGIATAHMDSIPMVVITGQVSRAAIGTDAFQETDIFGITLPVVKHSYVVRDPKDMARIVAEAFYIASTGRPGPVLVDIPKDVGLELCEYIPVEPGDVHIPGYRPRVEGDTSKISEAVRLISESRKPLLYVGGGAITSGAHAEIKELAEQFQIPVTTTLMGLGAFDEHNPLSVGMLGMHGSAYANFAVSECDLLIAVGARFDDRVTGKLDEFASEAKVIHIDIDPAEVGKNRAPEVAIVGDVRRVLIEMLQQLGSKGLPLGNKPTEEWLHKIQGWKQKYPLVAPRFADAISPQSVIVELDRQAPHAYYTTDVGQHQMWAAQFLKNGPRRWISSAGLGTMGFGLPAALGAKVAIADEEVICISGDASFQMCLQELATLAHYGINVKTVILNNGWQGMVRQWQQNFYGQRYSSSNMEAGMPNFELLAQAFGIKGMVVDHPDNLAGAIAEMLAHDGPVLLDVRVKKDENCYPMVIPGKSNAHMMGLQESSGRTE; via the coding sequence GTGGTTTCAACAACTTCCCCCGCAGTAACTGAGACTGCTGTCCGTTCAGAGGTTCGTTCTGGTGCATATATTTTGATCGATAGCCTCAAGCGCCATGGTGTCGAATATATTTTTGGCTATCCTGGTGGGGCAATTTTGCCGATCTACGATGCCTTACACCCAGTGGAAGAGCGGGGGGAAATCAAGCATATCCTGGTGCGTCACGAGCAGGGGGCTTCCCATGCCGCCGACGGTTACGCCCGGGCTACAGGGAAAGTGGGCGTTTGCTTTGGTACTTCTGGCCCTGGGGCCACCAATCTCGTAACGGGTATTGCCACTGCCCACATGGACTCGATCCCCATGGTGGTGATCACTGGTCAGGTTTCTCGGGCGGCGATCGGCACCGATGCGTTCCAGGAAACTGATATTTTTGGGATCACTCTCCCCGTAGTCAAGCATTCCTATGTGGTGCGGGACCCGAAGGACATGGCACGGATCGTGGCTGAAGCCTTTTACATTGCCAGCACCGGCCGCCCTGGTCCTGTCCTGGTGGACATTCCGAAGGATGTGGGCCTAGAGCTTTGTGAATATATCCCTGTGGAGCCCGGTGACGTACATATCCCCGGCTACAGACCCCGCGTAGAGGGAGACACCTCGAAAATTAGCGAGGCGGTACGGCTCATTTCTGAATCTCGCAAACCCTTACTCTATGTCGGTGGTGGCGCGATTACCTCCGGTGCCCACGCCGAAATCAAAGAATTAGCAGAACAGTTCCAGATTCCCGTAACCACCACTCTCATGGGTCTGGGGGCCTTTGATGAGCATAACCCCCTCTCTGTGGGGATGTTGGGGATGCATGGTTCTGCCTATGCCAACTTCGCCGTGAGTGAGTGTGACCTCTTGATCGCGGTGGGAGCCCGTTTTGATGACCGGGTGACTGGCAAACTGGACGAATTTGCCTCGGAAGCAAAGGTAATTCACATTGATATTGACCCCGCCGAAGTAGGCAAAAACCGAGCGCCTGAGGTGGCGATCGTTGGGGATGTACGCCGGGTACTGATCGAGATGTTGCAGCAGTTGGGCAGTAAGGGCCTTCCCCTCGGCAACAAACCCACTGAGGAATGGCTACATAAAATCCAAGGCTGGAAACAAAAGTATCCTTTGGTGGCGCCCCGCTTTGCGGACGCGATTTCGCCCCAGTCGGTGATCGTCGAATTAGACCGCCAAGCACCCCATGCCTACTACACCACCGATGTGGGTCAGCACCAGATGTGGGCTGCCCAGTTCCTGAAAAATGGCCCCCGCCGCTGGATTTCTAGTGCGGGTCTGGGGACCATGGGTTTTGGTTTGCCGGCGGCCCTAGGTGCCAAGGTGGCGATCGCCGACGAAGAGGTCATTTGTATCAGTGGCGATGCGAGTTTCCAAATGTGTTTGCAGGAGCTGGCCACCCTCGCCCATTACGGCATTAATGTCAAAACTGTGATCCTTAACAATGGCTGGCAGGGAATGGTGCGCCAATGGCAGCAAAACTTCTATGGTCAGCGCTATTCGTCCTCCAATATGGAAGCGGGGATGCCCAACTTTGAACTGCTCGCCCAGGCCTTTGGCATTAAGGGCATGGTGGTGGATCACCCAGATAATTTGGCCGGGGCGATCGCCGAAATGTTGGCCCATGACGGCCCGGTGCTGTTGGATGTCCGGGTGAAAAAGGATGAAAACTGCTACCCGATGGTTATCCCTGGCAAGAGCAATGCCCACATGATGGGGTTACAGGAATCCTCTGGTAGAACTGAATAA
- a CDS encoding general secretion pathway protein, translated as MVIILGFLNRKYHRNISSKNRQLYHIQGLTVLELLITMVMLAILSGIAWPAYLSMSAKARQTEARNTMGVINRSQLGFYQEYSRFADSISELVFGIPVVTENYTYKDAYTGGTPGLTDNTSIPAATFLFANPQDTLAVKDYGAGVVLYSANGVVTLKSIVCEEQLPAANIPLEVIDGSGSFSQGGMQLNPAANFDADATRCDGVHYKTVLTDR; from the coding sequence ATGGTAATTATACTGGGTTTTCTAAATCGAAAATACCATAGAAATATCAGTAGTAAAAATCGCCAACTGTATCACATTCAAGGACTGACTGTACTTGAATTGTTAATTACGATGGTGATGCTCGCGATCCTATCTGGAATCGCTTGGCCTGCTTATTTGAGCATGTCCGCCAAAGCGAGACAGACAGAAGCCCGCAATACGATGGGCGTGATTAATCGCAGTCAACTCGGTTTTTATCAAGAATATAGCCGCTTCGCTGATTCCATTTCTGAGCTTGTTTTTGGCATTCCCGTCGTCACCGAAAATTATACCTATAAAGATGCTTATACAGGTGGCACGCCAGGCTTAACAGATAATACTTCTATCCCCGCTGCTACCTTTCTTTTTGCCAACCCCCAAGATACTTTAGCCGTAAAAGATTACGGCGCTGGTGTTGTTTTATATTCCGCTAATGGTGTTGTGACCCTAAAGTCAATTGTCTGTGAAGAACAACTGCCTGCTGCAAATATTCCCCTCGAAGTGATTGATGGGTCAGGTTCCTTTAGCCAGGGCGGCATGCAGCTCAACCCCGCCGCGAACTTCGATGCTGACGCCACCCGCTGCGATGGCGTACATTACAAAACAGTTTTAACTGATCGTTAA
- a CDS encoding hypothetical protein (conserved hypothetical protein) — MGRIWLQGRSQSGKTTALVNQIKTWVEAQDCRAIAVPGLLVLAANNRNQWDLATRLQTELNGTYPFTSKTAIAFIQDEVKLFWPLIATPLELKGDLPLRLRPEMEQKLARELWVDTLGTWELPPNERYQNRLVRRLLDLLFLAGAAGIGAEEIPQRLHQGNLSLLTGLTAMAGFGDRLTAFTATAGELILQWRDWCLERGFLTYGILYELYGQHLLPNKTYRASLGQRFRAIFADDVQDYPAIAQAIAMVLLDQGCHAVFTENPVGRVRLGLGADPDHWQNLSKCCQVIALEREAGLAGSLGAQVQGYLDHRALGKRLPTQMQSIQAIARAQLLTRVTEQIQHLVKDQGVAPGDIAIIAPGLDEVARYTLMDGLAAANIPLEPLQEQRPLYSSPWGRSLVTLLALIYPGCGRLIYGADVAEMLILLSQTPQGKPAIDPVRAGLLVDYCFQPDPERPQLLPVATMARGDRLGYQASTAYTQICQWFHQAQTTDALTPQGVLETLNRAIQDFYLQKLSPDYGQLATFRELMETAQHFWQCGDRLHQNLSISAQIREFIQLLQEDTITTNPRPQQQFNHQPRNAVTLATIFQYRGDRRRHPYQFWLDVGSRLWEKGGAATLFGYGVFLKNWDGQPWSITAEQKGDRQRLQDIVQDLLARTDIQIYLCHSDFGTNGSEQLGPLYPLLQATEEKITLL; from the coding sequence ATGGGCAGAATTTGGTTGCAAGGGCGATCGCAGTCGGGAAAAACCACCGCATTGGTCAATCAGATCAAAACTTGGGTCGAGGCCCAGGACTGTCGGGCGATCGCCGTGCCGGGGTTGCTGGTGCTGGCGGCCAATAACCGCAACCAATGGGATTTAGCGACACGGCTACAAACAGAACTGAACGGCACCTATCCCTTTACGAGCAAAACGGCGATCGCCTTTATTCAAGACGAAGTAAAGCTGTTTTGGCCCCTAATCGCCACCCCCCTAGAACTCAAGGGAGATTTGCCCCTGCGCCTGCGGCCAGAGATGGAGCAAAAGTTAGCTCGGGAACTGTGGGTAGACACCCTTGGCACCTGGGAGTTGCCCCCCAATGAGCGCTATCAAAATCGCCTGGTACGGCGTCTGTTGGATTTATTATTCCTCGCGGGGGCGGCAGGGATCGGGGCCGAAGAGATTCCCCAACGGCTGCACCAGGGAAATTTGTCCCTCTTAACGGGGCTGACGGCCATGGCTGGGTTTGGCGATCGCCTGACTGCATTCACCGCGACTGCTGGGGAGCTGATTTTGCAATGGCGGGATTGGTGCTTAGAGCGGGGCTTCCTCACCTATGGCATTCTCTATGAACTTTATGGGCAACATCTACTCCCGAACAAAACCTATCGAGCTTCCCTGGGACAACGGTTTCGGGCAATTTTTGCCGATGATGTGCAGGATTATCCGGCGATCGCCCAGGCGATCGCTATGGTGCTGTTAGACCAAGGCTGTCATGCTGTGTTTACAGAAAATCCGGTGGGCCGGGTGCGCCTCGGCTTGGGGGCCGATCCTGACCATTGGCAAAATCTGTCTAAATGTTGTCAGGTCATTGCCCTCGAGCGGGAAGCAGGCTTGGCGGGCAGCCTCGGGGCACAGGTCCAGGGTTATCTTGACCACCGTGCCCTAGGCAAGCGACTGCCCACCCAAATGCAATCAATCCAGGCGATCGCCCGCGCCCAACTGCTGACCCGGGTTACCGAACAGATTCAACACCTCGTCAAAGACCAAGGGGTCGCCCCTGGGGACATTGCCATCATTGCCCCTGGCTTAGACGAAGTAGCCCGCTATACTCTGATGGATGGCCTCGCCGCCGCCAATATCCCCCTCGAACCACTCCAGGAGCAGCGCCCCCTCTACAGCTCTCCCTGGGGGCGATCGCTCGTCACCCTTTTAGCGTTGATTTATCCCGGCTGCGGTCGCCTCATCTATGGGGCCGATGTAGCGGAAATGCTGATTCTCCTGTCCCAGACCCCCCAGGGGAAACCTGCCATTGACCCTGTCCGCGCAGGTTTGTTGGTGGACTACTGTTTCCAGCCCGATCCAGAACGGCCCCAACTGCTCCCGGTGGCAACCATGGCCCGGGGCGATCGCCTCGGTTACCAAGCCAGCACCGCCTACACACAGATCTGCCAATGGTTCCACCAGGCCCAAACGACGGACGCCCTCACGCCCCAGGGGGTTTTGGAAACCCTCAACCGGGCAATCCAGGATTTTTACTTGCAAAAACTGTCCCCCGACTACGGTCAACTGGCCACTTTTCGGGAACTGATGGAAACGGCCCAGCATTTCTGGCAATGTGGCGATCGTCTGCATCAAAATCTGTCAATCAGCGCCCAAATTCGGGAATTTATTCAACTGCTCCAGGAAGATACCATCACCACAAATCCCCGGCCCCAACAGCAATTCAACCACCAGCCCCGCAATGCTGTTACCCTAGCGACGATTTTTCAATACCGGGGCGATCGCCGCCGGCATCCCTACCAATTTTGGCTGGATGTGGGGTCGCGCCTCTGGGAAAAAGGCGGCGCCGCAACCCTGTTTGGCTACGGTGTCTTCTTAAAAAACTGGGATGGCCAACCCTGGTCGATCACGGCGGAACAAAAAGGCGATCGGCAGCGGCTCCAGGACATTGTCCAAGACCTCCTGGCCCGCACCGACATCCAGATTTATCTCTGTCATAGCGACTTCGGCACCAATGGGAGCGAACAACTCGGCCCCCTCTATCCTCTGCTTCAAGCCACCGAAGAAAAAATAACCCTCCTCTAA
- the ftsY gene encoding signal recognition particle-docking protein, which yields MAIFDWFRRKTTDKSQDTPEPPAVKTPVEETTPEETAPESTATPEIDYLTWAKSAYKNIQEKKGLEAVPAAPEPETAPVETELEAAAPPEAAVVEPEAIAETVSETPEPESIPEVTSELAEPVAPAPEAALDSEPIAEVIPPEPEAAPAAFVATPEPTETPTVTETAAEPEPETQAAVPAWMQKSDGLEKLKETAIDTEGLEFDENFLWSAKVLADQGRDVNDISLEEIEWLKKLREGLGKTRRSLVNQLKAVVGQGPLNDEAVLEIESLLLQADVGVEATDYIIETLQEKLRQEALPPEAAIAYLKEILRDILDKPLAKLATTEFAPEADRLNIWMLTGVNGAGKTTTIGKLAHLANQSGYSCVIAAADTFRAAAVEQVKVWGQRTDTPVIANPGKNTDPAAVVFDGITAAQSRQSQILLVDTAGRLQNKKNLMDELAKIRRIVDKKAPDAKVESLLVLDATLGQNGLRQAQVFSEAAKLSGVVLTKLDGTARGGVALAVSQQLGLPIRFIGAGEGIEDLRPFSSYEFVEALLDG from the coding sequence GTGGCTATATTCGATTGGTTTCGGCGCAAAACAACTGACAAATCCCAAGACACTCCTGAACCGCCCGCTGTAAAAACACCGGTTGAGGAGACTACGCCAGAAGAAACTGCCCCAGAATCAACGGCCACCCCAGAAATTGACTACCTCACCTGGGCCAAATCTGCCTACAAAAATATCCAAGAAAAAAAGGGACTAGAAGCAGTACCTGCCGCCCCGGAACCTGAAACAGCGCCTGTCGAGACAGAATTAGAAGCTGCGGCACCCCCGGAAGCCGCAGTGGTGGAACCGGAGGCGATCGCAGAGACTGTCTCTGAAACTCCCGAACCAGAATCCATCCCAGAAGTAACATCTGAGCTTGCTGAACCCGTCGCCCCGGCACCTGAAGCAGCATTAGATTCAGAACCCATTGCTGAAGTCATTCCCCCAGAACCCGAAGCCGCACCAGCCGCATTTGTCGCCACGCCTGAACCAACGGAAACGCCAACTGTTACGGAGACTGCCGCAGAACCCGAACCGGAAACCCAGGCGGCCGTTCCTGCTTGGATGCAAAAATCCGACGGCCTTGAAAAGCTGAAGGAAACGGCCATCGACACAGAAGGGTTAGAGTTTGACGAAAATTTCCTCTGGTCGGCCAAGGTGCTCGCTGATCAGGGGCGCGACGTTAATGACATTTCCCTCGAAGAAATCGAATGGTTAAAGAAGCTGCGGGAAGGCCTCGGGAAAACCCGCCGCAGTTTGGTCAATCAATTGAAGGCTGTGGTTGGCCAAGGGCCTCTCAACGATGAAGCTGTCTTAGAAATCGAATCCCTTCTACTCCAGGCGGATGTGGGCGTCGAAGCCACCGACTACATCATCGAAACCCTCCAGGAAAAACTGCGCCAGGAAGCGTTGCCCCCCGAAGCGGCGATCGCCTATCTCAAAGAAATTCTCCGGGACATCCTTGATAAACCCCTGGCGAAACTTGCGACGACAGAATTTGCTCCCGAGGCAGATCGACTCAATATCTGGATGCTTACTGGCGTCAATGGTGCGGGAAAAACCACCACCATCGGCAAACTAGCCCACCTGGCGAATCAATCGGGATACAGCTGTGTGATTGCCGCTGCGGATACCTTCCGGGCCGCCGCCGTGGAGCAGGTGAAAGTGTGGGGTCAAAGAACCGATACCCCCGTGATCGCCAACCCTGGCAAAAATACCGATCCTGCTGCGGTGGTGTTTGACGGCATTACCGCCGCCCAGTCCCGCCAGTCCCAAATTCTCCTGGTGGATACCGCTGGCCGTCTACAGAATAAGAAAAACCTGATGGATGAGCTGGCAAAAATCCGGCGCATTGTCGACAAAAAAGCCCCTGATGCCAAGGTGGAATCCCTTTTGGTTTTGGATGCGACCCTCGGTCAAAATGGTTTGCGCCAGGCCCAGGTGTTCTCAGAGGCGGCGAAACTCAGCGGCGTTGTCCTAACGAAATTAGACGGTACAGCCCGGGGCGGTGTGGCCCTGGCAGTGAGTCAACAGCTTGGGTTACCGATTCGCTTTATCGGCGCGGGGGAAGGCATTGAAGACTTGCGGCCTTTTTCGAGCTATGAGTTTGTGGAAGCCTTACTCGATGGTTAA
- the pcxA gene encoding proton extrusion protein: MPNNFIKKARRWFYDTPDRALEQAYRAALQIQAIELEHFGGKPVSGRHADYSDSVIRYFQGEVRKQLKIIQVRLREFRSFNSIVPVSEATLQKKASNAYYPDATDKPTVIVEKLRFIDEITGRYGRGLSKQSVALIPLDRPQTTETGGDISAPKPQVETVSDKTGLLPRSILRTFSRIQQEIDPKSQEAEEEVVSKFRRSRDKTAISIKFLLTLVIVPLLVHQLAKIAVMPFVETHFLTESSPTLFANQDLEDEAFRELERYRSTLEMRQLVGLAPPLDDAEITTKVKEKATEIAQRYRAESLNAYGNIFADIFSFFAFVGVLLVSQREIAMLKGFLDEVVYGLSDSAKAFLIILFTDIFVGYHSPHGWEVILENVAKHFGIAESRDFNFLFIATFPVILDTVLKYWIFRYLNRISPSAVATYRNMNE, translated from the coding sequence ATGCCAAACAACTTCATCAAAAAAGCCCGCCGCTGGTTCTACGACACCCCAGACCGGGCCTTAGAACAAGCTTACCGAGCTGCCCTCCAGATCCAGGCGATCGAACTCGAGCACTTTGGCGGTAAACCCGTCTCCGGTCGCCATGCCGACTATAGCGACAGCGTGATCCGTTACTTCCAGGGAGAAGTTCGCAAACAACTCAAAATTATTCAGGTGCGCCTCCGGGAATTTCGCTCCTTTAATAGCATCGTCCCCGTCTCCGAGGCCACCCTCCAAAAAAAAGCCAGCAATGCCTACTACCCCGACGCCACCGACAAACCCACCGTCATCGTCGAGAAATTGCGCTTCATTGATGAAATTACCGGGCGCTATGGCCGTGGTCTCTCTAAGCAATCCGTCGCCCTGATCCCCCTCGATCGCCCCCAAACAACCGAGACCGGGGGGGACATTTCTGCCCCTAAACCACAGGTTGAAACGGTTTCTGATAAAACGGGCCTCCTGCCCCGCTCGATCCTCCGCACCTTTTCCCGCATCCAGCAGGAGATCGACCCAAAATCCCAGGAAGCAGAGGAGGAGGTGGTTAGCAAATTCCGGCGATCGCGTGACAAAACCGCCATCTCGATCAAGTTCCTGCTAACCCTGGTAATTGTGCCCTTGTTGGTGCATCAATTGGCAAAAATTGCGGTGATGCCCTTTGTAGAAACCCACTTTTTGACAGAATCGAGCCCTACCCTTTTTGCAAACCAAGACCTAGAAGATGAAGCTTTTCGCGAATTGGAACGTTACCGCTCCACCCTAGAGATGCGCCAGTTGGTTGGTCTTGCCCCCCCTCTTGATGATGCGGAAATCACGACTAAGGTAAAGGAAAAAGCCACCGAGATTGCCCAGCGCTACCGGGCCGAGAGTCTCAATGCCTATGGCAATATTTTTGCGGATATTTTTAGCTTTTTCGCTTTTGTGGGGGTGTTACTGGTTAGTCAGCGAGAAATCGCAATGCTCAAGGGCTTTTTGGATGAGGTTGTCTATGGCCTGAGTGATTCAGCTAAGGCATTTTTGATTATTTTGTTTACGGATATTTTTGTGGGGTATCACTCACCCCATGGCTGGGAAGTGATCCTCGAAAATGTAGCGAAACATTTCGGCATCGCCGAGAGCCGGGACTTTAATTTCCTGTTTATTGCAACGTTCCCAGTCATTCTCGATACGGTCTTAAAATACTGGATTTTCCGTTACCTCAATCGCATTTCCCCTTCAGCTGTCGCCACCTACCGCAACATGAATGAATAG